AAAATTCCAAACTGTCCACTAATGCCAGCCAGCTAGCCTCGATAATGTTATCAGAAACTCCAACGGTACCCCAGGAATGATGTCCGTCTGTAGAAACAATCGATACCCTAGTCCTAGCGGCTGATCCTCGCGAGCTGTCCAAGATGCGTACCTTGTAATCGGTAAGTTGTATCCGATCAACCCATCCATAGAATGGACGTAGTGCCTTTCGAAGTGCCTTGTCCAGTGCTTCTACGGGTCCAACTCCCTCGCCTACGGTATGTTCAAGTGTAGCACCATTTCCAACGGAGAGTTTTACTGTCGCCTTGCAAGCCAGATGCATTTGAGTCTGAGCACAGTGGAAGGAGCAATGATATTCCTTTAGCTGAAAGAGTGGGTGGCGTTGACCTAAAACGTCACGCACCAAAAGTTCAAAAGAAGCGTCGGCCGACTCGAACTCGTATCCCTCTGCTTCCGCACTCTTAATACGGAGGAGGACTTCTTTGATTGTCTGGGATTCCTTGTGTAGATTGAGACCAATTCTTCTTGCTTTAAGCAGGACGTTGCTTCTTCCTGAGAGCTCAGAAACCAGGACATTCTGCTCATTGCCCACCAAGGAAGGCTTGATATGCTCGTAAGAGCACGCCAGCTTCTGAACTGCATTAACGTGCATGCCCCCCTTGTGGGTAAAGGCGGTAGCACCAACAAACGGTGCACGGATATTTGCAGGACAGTTTGCAAGTTCATCTACAAAAAGTGAAATATCCCGCAGCTCAGAGAGATTGCGCACCATAGGTAGTTTAAGTTTCAGCTGTAAATTAGCAATGAGACTCGTCAGGTTACAGTTCCCAATTCGCTCCCCATAGCCGTTGATAGTGCCTTGCACATGTACTGCACCAGCGCGTACGGCAGCAATGGAATTTGCTACAGCTAGTTCACAGTCATTGTGCGTGTGGATACCCACACGTCCAGGGAAAAACCTATTTACGGCACGAACCACTTCTTCAATTTCGTGCGGCAAAGTTCCCCCATTTGTGTCGCAAAGGACCAGCACATCAGCTTCACGGGCAGCTTCCAAAGTTCCCAACGCATGTTCTGGGTCATCCTTGTAGCCATCAAAAAAATGCTCTGCATCGTAGACTACTTCCCTGCGAAGGCGCTTAAAATAAGCCACGGTGTCCGAAATCATGGAGCGGTTTTCTAAGGGAGTAGTCCCCAGTACTTCAGTAACGTGAAGCTTCCAACTCTTCCCAAAAAAAGTAACCACGGGTGTGTTTGCGTCACGTAGGGTTTGTATTTGCAGATCTCGAGAAACGTCTGTGTTGGCACGGCGCGTACTCCCGAAGGCCGCGATCTTTGCCCTCTGCCAGGAGCGGCCCTGAGCCTCCCGAAAGAAACCCATATCTTTTACATTGGAACCTGGCCATCCACCTTCAATAACATCTATCCCGAATCTGGCCAGTCTCTCCGTAAGTCGTAATTTATCTAGAAGACTAAAGGAAACCCCCTGTCCCTGTACTCCATCCCGGAGAGTTGTATCGTAGAGGATAACTTTCTTTCTGCGCATAACACACGAACCCGCCGGGCCGGGAGCAATTTCTTTGCTAGGTATAAGCTTAGCTAAAAGTCCGCGATACTCAGGATATCCGCTTCATCTCTTCGGTGTCGGCCTCTCCGGCATCAGAAGGGTGGCAATAGGGAACAAATAGAGCGCCTCCAAGTTATCTTCCAGCTTTTTTGGATGAAAAGATACGCAGAGAGCAGAAAGACTGTGTTTCCTGCTAAGTTTACCTCAAGTAGCGTGTCATCAATTCCCATTGGTGTAAACCTACCGCTGCTATGGCAATGTACAATTACCCGATAGGCTGCGCCACTCATTAGATATCCAGGCAGGTGAAAGAGGTATCTAGCCATAAGAGAAGTGCCTACTATTTAGTGGAAATTCTAAAGAAGAGGCAGGCCCCTAGGGTAATAAACAAGAGATTAGGCAGCCATATTAACCAGTCGGGGTGTGCGCGCATATTTTCCTGAAAAGAACGAGCAGTAAGGATAAAAAGGAAGTAAAAAAATGCGATGGCCATGCTAAGCATGAAACCTACAGAAGTTTCTCGACGATGTGTAGTAATGCCAAGCGGAATAGCCACCAGGGTAAAAGCAATACAGGCAAGAGAAGTGGAAAATCTTCGGTTGATTTCTACTTTGACCTTGAGTGCCCTGCTTGGATCTGAAGCTATGCTTAAAGCCTGCTTAAGTTCATGCATGGTGGCAGAACTCAGTCGTCCTGTATTATCATGTCTCTTATAAAGTTTCTGAAGCGGTATTAGGAAAGTACCCTCAGCCAGACTGATCCCTTGGCAAACTTTCTGTATGTTCAAAGGGTCCGTAGCGTCGTGCTCTTCGAATTGGACCCCACGAAGTTTGAGCAGCAAACAGCTGTTAACTGGATCAGATTTCAACACGCCGTTTCTAGCGTGTACCATCTTAGTGGGGCGGTGGTTGTCGTCGACTTCAAACACAATGACGTTGGTCAACTGATTCTGCTGACGCCCCCCCACATAAATGCGATAGCCCGGAAATTGGTCCATGATGCCATTTGCACTGAAAAGAGAGCTCGGGTCATGAGTGGAAATCTTGAAGAGGCTAGCTAGCATTTTCTTCTCTGCAAGGGGAGCGAGGTCAACGCTAATCCAGCAGCAAATAGCAGTCAAGACGACCGCAAAGCAGAATACTGGAGCGGCAATTAGGGTAATGCTTACACCGCTTGCTTGTAGGGCGATTAGTTCATTTTCGGCGGAAATTCGTCCAAAAACCAAAAGGAGGCCGGTCAAAAGCCCCCAAGGGATGGTAAATGTAAGAGAAAACGGAAAGGCAAATAGTATGAAGGTTAAGACCGTCTGCACTGGTACAGCCCGATTAGTGAGTAGATCAAGCAATTCCTTGAAAATATTGCCCAGTATTAAAACTAGGCTAAGAGCTCCTACTGAGAAAACGGTGGCCACTAAAATAGATTTCCCAATATAACGCTCAATGATTCTCATGCGTTTGTGAAGCCTTGCTAGGTTTGTGCTTCGATCTTTTCCAATGAATCTTTGGTTATTTGGGCTATATGGGTTACCATGTTCTTTGGCTTTTTCCTCCTGCCGCCCCCTCAATACCATTCCCTTCTGGGAGGGAAGGGCACATCCCACGCTATCTACGCATGTAGTATGTCAGTATGTCGTCTGGGAATCCCCACAACCCGCTTTGAAAAAAAGAGAAACCCCCCTTATCCCCTTCGCACAGTCCTTCCTGGGTCTTCTGGGAGGTACGCTCTATCTCGACAAAAGCTTATCCCTAGCCAGGTAGCAAAGCCCCAAACAGCGCTGCCCCATCTGGCAGATGGAGAAAACGAAACGAAATGAAGGCTAGACCGAAAAAACTCAGAAGGTATAGCTCATCCCCAGCAAGAAACTGTGAGAAGTGATCTTAGTTCCCAGCTGTGGCACATAGTAAGCATAGCACCAAACGCTCTTCCCCAAGCTAGCACCTACCCCAGCGGTGGCAAAAATCATGTTCCTATTCCCCTTAATGCCTTGGTAGCTAAAGCAATAAGCCTTCCCATTGAGAGCATTACCATTATTAAATGCTGCCGCTACCATTTCTCCGTAGTCTAAAAATTCGTGCTGCCAGGCTAGTCCTAGCCTCGGTGCAATCTGATATCCGGTTGCCGTATCCCATACATAGGCAACAGTTGTCCCAATAGTGCTGATGAGTGAACCTACATCTTGTCTTTCTGAACGGACATTCAAATTTGCTCCCCCCGTTTCTTCCACACTAGAAACCAAGAGATACGTGTACTGCATTGAGCTACTTGTGCCAAACATCCACCTACCTAACTTGAACTCGTACCCAATCCCAATCTGAGAGGCTAACTCTCCGCTCCATGGATTACTTCGCATAGCCCACTGGTTATTGGCTGTTCCAAAAGTACGACGCAGAGTATGGTCATTGTGACCACCCCCTATGGTGGCATTAATGTAGAACCCATTCCAAGAGCTGGTGCCGTATATCCCATACTGGATCCCGTTACTATCATGAGAGCCGCGGTAGGAAGCAAAACTGTGCCTGGACCTCACCCCCTGATGGCCAACGTAGGCACCTATACTCGTTCTTTTGTTAAGGCGGTAGTCTCCGCCAGTAGAGAAGTGACCAGCGATTACACGCTGCCTGGGAAAACCATCAATGCTAGAAATACCCGAGAACATACCAGAAGCTGTGGCAAACGTGTTCCAATGATGAGAGGGGCCTGCACAGGCTTGACCTGCCTCCTGGCTTTCCTCGTAATCTTTCCTATAGTTAAGTGCATGATGTTGCAAAGGACTGGGCCTAATTCCACTCAGAGAAATGCCGCGTACCCCGGCCCGTATGCTCGCAAGACGATCGCTTATCCGCCTATAGTGCATATTGGTAGCGCTGAAGATAATATCTTTAATGCCGGCTACCTGCTGGGGAGCCACCACGTCTAAGTAATAACCCAACTCCTCTTTTGGAACGAATTCTAGATCCCACACGAGCCTCTCTAAATTGCTGCCACGATCGGTTGCCAGACCCTTATTTTGGACTATTTCATTGAAAAGCTTGGCAACGGACTTCTGGGCAGGAGTTTTTCCTGAAAATTGCTCTTGCTTTACCTCCATCGTAACACCCTCCTCATCGTGTCTCAGTTTTACCTGTAGGAGCCCCTGGAGTTTGACGTCCTTGAAGCGCCCTGAAAGATGCCCTCCAACATGGAGGAAATCATACTGCGCATTATTTGACGGGAAGTATCCTGATCTAAATTGAGGAAAAAGCACAGCGGCCTCCCCCAATTCAGCGTCGCCTGCAATCCATAAATTACCGTAGGAATCATCACTTGCGATTGGTAGGGCCAGAACGCCATCTGGTTCTTGCCTGTAATCCCGAGTATAAAAACTGGTAGGGGCACCTAAAAAATGCAGGTGCAGCACCCCGTTGTTAAGGATAGTTTTCCCCACTTGTCCATTTCCGTTTACAACTCCCCTCGGACGGATATAGACGCTGGAGCCCGCAAGTTTTGCCCTTAATGAAAGTACCCCCGACTTGACAATAGTGCTACCTGTATAGCTCTGTGGGGTATCGATATGTACCGCACCTTCTCTTCCTCTAATCTCCACATCGCCAAATCCAGTAATTTTTCCGTTAAAAGTACCATCGTGTTCTTGAAGAAACACCAACCTTCCTTCATTGTCGATGTTCCCCCTCAGGGAATCGGTAGGTCCGACTAATGCGCCGCTCAGGATTTTGGTACCTCCACTATAGGCATTGTCCCCCGTGAGGTACTGCTCGCCGTTGCCTACCTTAGTGAGGCTAATTTTGCCCTTGCTTTCTATGATGTCTCCGGCAAACAGACCACTCCCATTGGAGCTTCCTACTGTTAGTTTCACCTCTTTAGACAAGCTGTTGGTTACCGTGCTTTTCTTCTCCCCAAAAAGCCCGTTGACGGTGCTGTCGTAGCCAGCCAAGTCAAAAATACCTCCTGAGTCGAGCCCAACATTAGACCGCGGATCAATAGGTAAATTCATCTCTTGCCGCAGCAAGGTATTTTCTCCGATGTAGGTGAATCCTGTGTATTGCTGAGGGCATTGGAGATTTAGCACACCGGCTCCTCTAGAGCTAACTATGTTTAGCCCGCCCAGCCCTTGAAACTCACTAGTAAGTCTTATCTGGAACCCATTAGTGTCAATCGTCCCACCCCTCACGTTAAGAACCAAAGTTCTATTTCTGAATCCTCCAATGAAGTCATTGGAATCCCCCTTCGCTTGTATAGTGCCACCATTGAACTTTAGCACCTGATTCCCGTTGAGACCCTCCGTGCGTTTTATGGCGAGTATTCCTCCATCCAAAAGCAAGGCTGCATCTCCCGCCTGCAGGAATCCCAGCTGAACGGAGTTAGCATCTACCAAACCACCTGTGATATTTAGGACCCCTCTTGGACTGTCGGAAAAATCGACGAGCATCCTACTAAAAGTGATTCTGTCCGCCTTTACTCTCCCCCCATTGACCACCAATTCTCCTACCCCTCTCTCCTGACTAATGGATAAGTCTCCCCTCACTTCTACTTCTCCTCCACCGAATACCTTCAGGGAACCTGTCGAATCTTTAGAAGCTATAGACACAGATCCTGCATGCACCTTTCCTCCATTAATGTCGAGACAGCCTGTCGTGGTATTTAGGCTAATCTTCAAATCCCTTGCTATTGTCAGCTTTCCTCCAGGATCTACCTCCACCCTGCCATCTTTCCTGCTTCCAATAGATAGCCTATCAGCCTCAGCTATACCCCGGATATGTGCGCTTCCATAGTTCCCAATGTGCACCGTGCTACTGGCCGTTGGGACAGCTTTCCCCGCCCAACTATCTGGTGATTCCCAATCCGCAGCATGCACGTTCCAATGGCTCTCGTCTGCCCCAGCGATAGGACCCCACAATCCAAATACTGCAGTGGTTATAGCAGCAGCAGCAACAGCAATGGGATAAAAAAGCTCACAGCGCCGCATCATGTAGGGGCTTTTAGAGCCCTTAGAGCTCTTCTCTTGAGGTAGGAAATTCCGTGGGGAGAAGGACAGTACACGTTTCGTTGCAAAAGAGCCCCCCTCTAGCCTTTGGGAGAATGATTTCATGCGAGTGGAGTGGATTAGTCGTCTCTAGTTAGCTAGTTTTTTTTCTCGGAGCGATGAAGAGGTGTAGATCTCTTTCCCAACTTTCCGGCCTAGGAGGCCAAAATAGCCTGGAGGTGGGGGAGATCAGGGAATCACACGGATCATTCTTCTCATTCATTCTTCTTTTCTTATTCGTTACGCTCAAGCTTCTTCTCTTCTCTCATGTCATTTCCCGCATGTTCTACCCCCACTTGTTCTCTAGGTCACAGTGGATCTGGAACTAGCCCCAGTGTGGCTTTTTGCAATTTTGCAACAAGGTCTTCGTACTCCAACTCTACGTAAAAATAAACAAAAAGAGGGAAAAGGAAGAGGGTGCGTGTGTAGGCTAATGCGGTGTAGAAAGTCAAGCACAGTTTCTAGGATTGGGTTACTCAGGCCAAGCTTAGTTTTTACCGAGGGGCCCCAGTGAATAGCCACCGCTTCCAGGTTAAAAAGATATTGAAATGAGAAGAACAAGAACAGCACAGGTATTTTTTACTCAGACGTGGGGCCAGTTTTTCCTCGACTAGGATTGTCGAGGTAAGTAGTAGTGCCGTCGGTCAACTGCTAAAACAGCATTAGGGTATCAAGAAAGACGGAAGACTTAAGGGCGAGAGTTCCAACTTAGGGTGGACTTGCGCGCCCTCGGCTTTTTTTTTCTATTTTTCTGTGGGGAGATTGTTAGGTGTGGAACTTTTCGGAGTCATCCGGGAAGCCTCCAGGTCGTTGTTGCGCATTCTCTTTCTTATTATCCGCCAGCATGTGGTTACGCTGAGATCGGGGGGGTGTACTTGGGTTGCACCATCCTTAGGGCCCTCTTCTCCCAGATTATTCCTTAGAACTATTCCCTTGAAGGGCGTTGCCCCCGAGGCTATACCGTGCTGTAGATGCCTCTCCGCTCTAGGGAGAGATGACTTTTCCATGGCTGAGAATAAACACAACCATCACAACCATAGCAACAGCAAGGACAGTCGCAAACGACCTAACAACAATGGCAAGGAACCGCAAGTGAATTGGCGTGGCTTGCTCTTGGTGATGGTAGCTGTAGCTTTACTGGGGGGGGCTCTGTTAGTTCGAGGGGGAGCCTTTTCCCAGTCAGAGGGTATTACTAATTCTCGCTTTTACCAACTCCTCAAGGAGTCAAGAGTCGTTTCCACTCCTAGCCACCAGCTTGCCATCAACGTGGAAGAGGGAAGAAAGACAGAGACCATTGTTGGATTTTATCGAAGAGAACCAACTACCGGTTCCAATCATGGACTGCAGGCCTTTCATACCACAGCGTTTATTGCCTATGACGGTGATCAGCTGAAGCAAGCCCTCCAAGCGGCTGGGATCAAACCAAATATCCGGTCTCAATCTAACGCCTTGGCTAGCACGCTGATTAATGTAGTGCCGATCCTTTTGCTTTTTATTGCTATTTATTTTTTCTTCCGTTCCCAAATCAAAATGGCTGGAAGGGGGGCTCTAAGCTTTGGCAAGAGCAAGGCTCGTATGATGGCACGTGACAAAAACCGTGCCACCTTTAAAGATGTTGCTGGTATTGAAGAGGCGAAAGAAGATGTTTCCGAGTTGGTGGATTTTCTGAAGGATCCAAAAAAGTTTCAGAAGCTCGGCGGACGCATTCCAAAGGGCGTACTAATGGTAGGACCACCCGGTACAGGCAAGACTCTTCTGGCACGTGCCATCGCTGGAGAAGCAGAGGTACCTTTTTTTAGCATTAGTGGTTCAGACTTTGTTGAAATGTTTGTGGGAGTTGGGGCTTCTCGGGTACGGGACATGTTTGAGCAGGGAAAGAAAAATGCTCCTTGCCTGATGTTCATCGATGAAATCGATGCTGTCGGGCGTCATCGCGGCCACGGTTTAGGCGGTGGTCATGACGAACGGGAGCAAACCCTCAACCAGCTCCTTGTGGAGATGGATGGATTCGACACCCAAGATGGGGTTATTATCATAGCTGCCACTAATCGGCCTGATGTGCTCGACCCGGCTCTGCTGCGACCTGGGCGCTTCGATCGACAAGTCGTTGTTAGTCTCCCTGATGTCAAGGGAAGAGAAGAGATTCTTAGGGTGCATGCAAAAAAAGTCAAACTTGAGGAGTATGTAGACCTTTCTACTTTAGCCCGAGGCACGCCAGGTTACTCTGGTGCAGAGCTAGCTAACGTCGTCAATGAGGCAGCTCTCATGGCTGCTAGGAAGGGACTTCCAGCAGTCACTATGCGGGAGCTTGAGGAATCTCGTGACAAGGTACGGTGGGGAAAGGAACGTCGCAGCTTAGCCATGAGCGAGCGGGAAAAAATCTCCACTGCGTGGCATGAATCAGGACATGCTCTACTTAATGTTCTCCTAGAACATACCAG
This DNA window, taken from Candidatus Xiphinematobacter sp., encodes the following:
- a CDS encoding citramalate synthase, which produces MRRKKVILYDTTLRDGVQGQGVSFSLLDKLRLTERLARFGIDVIEGGWPGSNVKDMGFFREAQGRSWQRAKIAAFGSTRRANTDVSRDLQIQTLRDANTPVVTFFGKSWKLHVTEVLGTTPLENRSMISDTVAYFKRLRREVVYDAEHFFDGYKDDPEHALGTLEAAREADVLVLCDTNGGTLPHEIEEVVRAVNRFFPGRVGIHTHNDCELAVANSIAAVRAGAVHVQGTINGYGERIGNCNLTSLIANLQLKLKLPMVRNLSELRDISLFVDELANCPANIRAPFVGATAFTHKGGMHVNAVQKLACSYEHIKPSLVGNEQNVLVSELSGRSNVLLKARRIGLNLHKESQTIKEVLLRIKSAEAEGYEFESADASFELLVRDVLGQRHPLFQLKEYHCSFHCAQTQMHLACKATVKLSVGNGATLEHTVGEGVGPVEALDKALRKALRPFYGWVDRIQLTDYKVRILDSSRGSAARTRVSIVSTDGHHSWGTVGVSDNIIEASWLALVDSLEFYSLKLSNG
- a CDS encoding LptF/LptG family permease; the encoded protein is MRIIERYIGKSILVATVFSVGALSLVLILGNIFKELLDLLTNRAVPVQTVLTFILFAFPFSLTFTIPWGLLTGLLLVFGRISAENELIALQASGVSITLIAAPVFCFAVVLTAICCWISVDLAPLAEKKMLASLFKISTHDPSSLFSANGIMDQFPGYRIYVGGRQQNQLTNVIVFEVDDNHRPTKMVHARNGVLKSDPVNSCLLLKLRGVQFEEHDATDPLNIQKVCQGISLAEGTFLIPLQKLYKRHDNTGRLSSATMHELKQALSIASDPSRALKVKVEINRRFSTSLACIAFTLVAIPLGITTHRRETSVGFMLSMAIAFFYFLFILTARSFQENMRAHPDWLIWLPNLLFITLGACLFFRISTK
- a CDS encoding autotransporter domain-containing protein, translated to MMRRCELFYPIAVAAAAITTAVFGLWGPIAGADESHWNVHAADWESPDSWAGKAVPTASSTVHIGNYGSAHIRGIAEADRLSIGSRKDGRVEVDPGGKLTIARDLKISLNTTTGCLDINGGKVHAGSVSIASKDSTGSLKVFGGGEVEVRGDLSISQERGVGELVVNGGRVKADRITFSRMLVDFSDSPRGVLNITGGLVDANSVQLGFLQAGDAALLLDGGILAIKRTEGLNGNQVLKFNGGTIQAKGDSNDFIGGFRNRTLVLNVRGGTIDTNGFQIRLTSEFQGLGGLNIVSSRGAGVLNLQCPQQYTGFTYIGENTLLRQEMNLPIDPRSNVGLDSGGIFDLAGYDSTVNGLFGEKKSTVTNSLSKEVKLTVGSSNGSGLFAGDIIESKGKISLTKVGNGEQYLTGDNAYSGGTKILSGALVGPTDSLRGNIDNEGRLVFLQEHDGTFNGKITGFGDVEIRGREGAVHIDTPQSYTGSTIVKSGVLSLRAKLAGSSVYIRPRGVVNGNGQVGKTILNNGVLHLHFLGAPTSFYTRDYRQEPDGVLALPIASDDSYGNLWIAGDAELGEAAVLFPQFRSGYFPSNNAQYDFLHVGGHLSGRFKDVKLQGLLQVKLRHDEEGVTMEVKQEQFSGKTPAQKSVAKLFNEIVQNKGLATDRGSNLERLVWDLEFVPKEELGYYLDVVAPQQVAGIKDIIFSATNMHYRRISDRLASIRAGVRGISLSGIRPSPLQHHALNYRKDYEESQEAGQACAGPSHHWNTFATASGMFSGISSIDGFPRQRVIAGHFSTGGDYRLNKRTSIGAYVGHQGVRSRHSFASYRGSHDSNGIQYGIYGTSSWNGFYINATIGGGHNDHTLRRTFGTANNQWAMRSNPWSGELASQIGIGYEFKLGRWMFGTSSSMQYTYLLVSSVEETGGANLNVRSERQDVGSLISTIGTTVAYVWDTATGYQIAPRLGLAWQHEFLDYGEMVAAAFNNGNALNGKAYCFSYQGIKGNRNMIFATAGVGASLGKSVWCYAYYVPQLGTKITSHSFLLGMSYTF
- the ftsH gene encoding ATP-dependent zinc metalloprotease FtsH; this encodes MVAVALLGGALLVRGGAFSQSEGITNSRFYQLLKESRVVSTPSHQLAINVEEGRKTETIVGFYRREPTTGSNHGLQAFHTTAFIAYDGDQLKQALQAAGIKPNIRSQSNALASTLINVVPILLLFIAIYFFFRSQIKMAGRGALSFGKSKARMMARDKNRATFKDVAGIEEAKEDVSELVDFLKDPKKFQKLGGRIPKGVLMVGPPGTGKTLLARAIAGEAEVPFFSISGSDFVEMFVGVGASRVRDMFEQGKKNAPCLMFIDEIDAVGRHRGHGLGGGHDEREQTLNQLLVEMDGFDTQDGVIIIAATNRPDVLDPALLRPGRFDRQVVVSLPDVKGREEILRVHAKKVKLEEYVDLSTLARGTPGYSGAELANVVNEAALMAARKGLPAVTMRELEESRDKVRWGKERRSLAMSEREKISTAWHESGHALLNVLLEHTSPLHKVTIIPRGPYLGATMHLPEGDKYSTQQKEATDSLVVMMGGRIAEEMFTNDISNGAAGDIKQATQLTRKMVCEWGMSDLGMVRYSENSDYVFFAREMLRGREYSEDTARQIDSEVKRIISDAYARATAVLRKNRRKIKLIASALLEYETLSAIHVKEIIEFGELRNPPLMEQKPPPLPPPPPTTPSTPSETNKGGQRVPPQGGLPAPAPA